A stretch of Arachis hypogaea cultivar Tifrunner chromosome 15, arahy.Tifrunner.gnm2.J5K5, whole genome shotgun sequence DNA encodes these proteins:
- the LOC112749188 gene encoding GATA transcription factor 18, whose translation MMHHRCCSGTTHQGHVMGPCTCAMFHGQTTTNSFSMLFSMPNHHNNPYDQPDDIIYSSSSSSSVDCTLSLGTPSTRFTEDEEKRTRHERRSSVSNFCWDLLQSTKHNHSQTKSSSNRPSNNADPLLARRCANCDTTSTPLWRNGPRGPKSLCNACGIRFKKEERRASAAAATTAAASGGVMDSSQMYSHHNSNSWYAHSQSQKMAAAAMGSEFRFVDDGDVRDSENGIPFLSWRLNVTDRTSLVHDFTR comes from the exons ATGATGCATCATCGATGTTGCAGCGGAACTACTCATCAGGGGCACGTCATGGGTCCCTGCACATGTGCTATGTTCCATGGCCAAACAACCACCAATTCCTTCTCCATGCTATTCTCCATGCCCAACCACCACAACAACCCTTACGATCAACCTGATGATATCATttactcctcctcttcttcatccTCCGTCGACTGCACCCTCTCCCTCGGAACCCCTTCCACCCGTTTCACCGAAGACGAAGAGAAGCGTACCCGCCATGAACGTCGTTCCTCCGTCTCCAACTTCTGCTGGGATTTGCTACAATCCACCAAACACAACCACTCTCAAACCAAGTCCTCCTCAAACCGCCCCTCCAACAACGCCGACCCTCTCCTCGCTCGTCGTTGCGCCAACTGTGACACCACTTCTACACCGCTCTGGAGGAATGGCCCCCGTGGCCCAAAG TCTCTATGCAATGCCTGTGGCATACGGTTCAAGAAAGAGGAGAGGAGGGCCAGTGCAGCAGCCGCCACCACCGCCGCGGCTTCTGGTGGCGTGATGGATTCATCGCAGATGTACAGCCACCACAACAGTAACTCGTGGTACGCACATTCGCAGAGCCAGAAGATGGCCGCGGCGGCGATGGGCAGCGAGTTCCGTTTCGTGGACGACGGTGATGTCCGGGACTCCGAAAACGGCATTCCGTTCCTGTCGTGGAGGCTCAACGTTACTGACAGAACAAGCCTCGTTCACGACTTCACAAGATGA
- the LOC140179107 gene encoding uncharacterized protein: MEEDKNTPVTRRELARILKDKGEASEPTWEISPPFGHHILAKPYPKGYQPPTFHKFDGAGSAKEHILLFLDDLGMFRNHQELKIKEFSKSLTGKTFTWYCKLKASSINTWEQLVTEFCNKFLEEESSMHIKDLGRVKQRQGEGLVAFVKRYRDQALLYIDTLPEPQLVYGCIRNVEDGSQIYLSMSNINTFFELLKRASNITEVMKRNGRRYKEVSPLEVCAADGRGRRSFYSRGAKINSPPPPLPLSRAQAMVVVNGWFEDGTLNPRTDREPPTPEDLRDPRYCMVHRNKGHGLTDCYVVRTMFHRQVKEGKILLNGEQNQEGVKNTPFPQHDVRMIGVEEEVMLTEIVDKAEEMVTMEESLDEDTLTRGLLKSRGCRIMFNQLGLEPHIQKEVARALIGVIQKHEKGFGGINAQLTRLAKAHANALVFRDPDSFNGEFYHNKPLYVEAVVEGMKVRRALVDARSGVNIIPTHIFLEMGGSADQIRPTQVGLNAFNGVGVKSRGCVNAILEVGPIKTNNKFHVVDGSSSYHILLGRPWIHLHRCVPSSWHQCIKSSWRGKDISISATVTPFDAGEAHLVDASFYEELTLPGVNKIRPVQECTIGTPRQKAELGGPAEENYQNSPGPDILSIQKKEHLQSSIENAPVQLQDEAKQKEEELEEINLGTEEHPRPLFMCKTLGEKEKRDLIALLTEFRDVFTWNYDEMPGLDLNLVTHNLAVRKGATPVKQAPKKFSNEIEAQVKKEIEKLLAAKFVKPIQHPSWLANIVLVKKKNGQIRCCVDFRDLNKACPKDDFPLPDVDRMVDATAGFERFSFMDGFSGYNQIRMAPGDEEKTAFQTPVGNFYYTVMPFGLKNAGATYQRAMTAIFHDIMHDFVEDYVDDLVVKSTSRKQHTEHLRAVFTRCRKYRLKMNPMKCAFGVSSEKFLGFRVHKGGISADEDKIKAVQDMEPPKDIKGLQKFIGKLGYIRRFIPALGELLGPLRPLLKEKNTFTWGQHHQAMMDKIKNVLTSTHTMTSPQPGAPLKVYLAVGEEAVSGLIAQEGEGKEKPIAYVSRAMKGPEKHTLHQRNIVSLWCTSHKDTDTTFKHTK, encoded by the exons ATGGAGGAAGACAAGAACACTCCAGTCACTCGTAGGGAGTTGGCACGTATTCTAAAGGACAAAGGAGAAGCAAGTGAACCCACTTGGGAGATAAGTCCACCATTCGGGCATCATATTTTGGCAAAACCATACCCTAAGGGGTACCAACCACCTACCTTTCATAAATTTGATGGTGCTGGAAGTGCCAAAGAACACATCCTGTTATTCTTGGACGATCTCGGGATGTTCAGGAACCACCAAGAGCTCAAGATCAAAGAGTTCTCAAAATCACTGACAGGAAAGACGTTCACGTGGTATTGCAAGTTGAAAGCCAGTAGCATCAACACCTGGGAGCAATTAGTGACGGAGTTCTGCAACAAGTTCCTGGAAGAGGAATCCTCCATGCACATCAAGGACCTGGGGAGAGTGAAACAGAGACAAGGAGAAGGATTAGTTGCATTCGTCAAGAGGTACAGAGATCAAGCTTTACTTTATATAGACACTCTCCCAGAGCCACAATTGGTGTACGGGTGTATTAGAAATGTGGAAGATGGATCCCAAATTTATCTTTCTATGAGCAACATAAACACTTTCTTTGAGCTCTTAAAGAGAGCATCTAACATAACCGAGGTAATGAAGCGCAATGGAAGGAGATATAAAGAAGTTTCCCCTCTGGAAGTGTGTGCCGCTGATGGCAGGGGCAGAAGGAGTTTCTATTCTAGGGGTGCAAAGATAAACAGTCCTCCACCCCCACTACCTCTCTCCAGAGCTCAGGCCATGGTTGTCGTAAATGGATGGTTTGAGGATGGAACATTAAACCCCAGAACAGATAGAGAGCCACCAACCCCTGAAGACTTGAGAGATCCAAGATATTGCATGGTGCACCGCAATAAGGGCCATGGGTTGACCGATTGTTATGTGGTGAGGACGATGTTTCATAGGCAAGTGAAGGAAGGGAAGATACTCCTAAATGGGGAACAAAACCAAGAAGGTGTAAAAAACACTCCTTTTCCTCAACATGATGTTCGAATGATAGGCGTTGAAGAAGAGGTAATGCTGACAGAGATCGTAGATAAAGCAGAAGAGATGGTCACCATGGAGGAGTCCTTGGATGAAGACACGTTGACAAGAGGTCTTTTGAAGTCTCGAGGTTGTAGAATCATGTTCAACCAACTTGGCTTAGAACCCCACATTCAGAAAGAGGTGGCCAGAGCTCTAATAGGAGTTATTCAGAAGCATGAAAAAGGTTTTGGGGGTATCAACGCTCAGCTCACAAGATTAGCAAAGGCCCATGCAAACGCCCTGGTGTTTCGGGACCCTGACTCATTTAATGGGGAGTTCTACCATAATAAACCATTGTACGTGGAAGCAGTGGTAGAAGGCATGAAGGTCAGAAGGGCCTTGGTGGATGCTAGATCAGGGGTAAACATCATACCCACTCATATATTTCTAGAAATGGGAGGTTCTGCTGATCAGATAAGGCCTACTCAAGTCGGGCTCAATGCTTTTAATGGAGTGGGTGTGAAATCTAGAGGGTGTGTTAATGCTATCTTGGAGGTTGGCCCCATAAAGACCAATAATAAGTTTCATGTGGTGGATGGAAGCTCTAGCTACCACATCCTACTGGGACGTCCATGGATTCATTTACATCGGTGCGTTCCTTCAAGTTGGCATCAATGCATAAAGTCTAGCTGGAGAGGGAAGGATATTAGCATCTCAGCCACTGTAACACCCTTTGATGCGGGAGAAGCACATTTAGTGGATGCGAGTTTCTATGAAGAGCTTACGTTACCAGGGGTCAACAAAATAAGGCCTGTACAGGAATGCACCATTGGAACACCCAGACAAAAAGCA GAACTCGGGGGTCCAGCGGAGGAAAATTACCAGAACTCCCCTGGCCCCGACATCCTaagtatacaaaaaaaagaacATCTGCAAAGCAGCATAGAAAATGCCCCTGTCCAACTCCAAGATGAAGCAAAGCAGAAGGAGGAAGAGTTGGAAGAGATTAATTTAGGGACTGAAGAACACCCGAGGCCTTTGTTCATGTGTAAAACTCTAGGGGAGAAGGAGAAAAGGGATTTGATAGCATTATTAACAGAGTTCAGAGATGTGTTCACTTGGAACTATGATGAAATGCCAGGGTTAGATCTAAACCTAGTGACCCACAATTTAGCCGTGAGGAAAGGAGCAACTCCTGTCAAGCAAGCTCCTAAAAAATTCTCCAATGAAATAGAAGCTCAAGTAAAGAAAGAAATCGAAAAGTTACTCGCAGCCAAGTTTGTCAAACCAATACAACACCCCTCTTGGTTAGCCAACATAGTGCTAGTGAAAAAGAAGAATGGGCAGATCCGGTGTTGCGTGGATTTTAGAGATCTAAACAAAGCTTGCCCTAAGGATGATTTTCCTCTGCCAGATGTCGATAGAATGGTAGATGCTACAGCCGGATTTGAGAGGttctccttcatggatggatttagCGGGTACAACCAAATTAGAATGGCTCCGGGAGATGAAGAAAAGACAGCATTTCAAACACCCGTAGGTAATTTTTACTATACTGTCATGCCTTTTGGCCTGAAGAATGCTGGAGCAACCTACCAAAGAGCCATGACTGCTATATTCCATGACATAATGCATGACTTTGTAGAAGACTATGTAGACGATTTGGTTGTCAAGTCAACATCCAGAAAGCAACACACAGAACACCTCAGAGCTGTGTTCACTAGATGCAGAAAGTATAGACTCAAGATGAACCCCATGAAATGTGCCTTCGGGGTGTCATCTGAAAAGTTCTTGGGATTCAGAGTCCACAAAGGAGGCATTTCAGCTGACGAGGATAAGATTAAAGCTGTCCAAGACATGGAACCTCCGAAAGACATCAAGGGACTTCAGAAGTTCATAGGCAAGCTGGGGTACATTCGAAGGTTCATACCAGCATTAGGGGAGCTCTTAGGACCCCTAAGACCTTTGTTGAAAGAGAAGAACACCTTTACGTGGGGACAACACCACCAAGCTATGATGGACAAGATCAAGAACGTTCTCACGTCCACTCACACCATGACTTCCCCTCAGCCTGGTGCACCATTGAAGGTATACTTAGCGGTAGGAGAAGAagcagttagtgggttaattgcaCAAGAAGGTGAAGGCAAAGAGAAACCCATCGCTTATGTTAGCAGAGCCATGAAAGGGCCAGAAAAACATACTCTTCACCAGAGAAATATTGTCTCGCTCTGGTGTACATCTCACAAAGATACCGACACTACTTTCAAGCACACCAAGTAG
- the LOC140179108 gene encoding uncharacterized protein, translated as MLTGRMSRWALLISEYDVKLVTPTTIKSQALADLLSICPEKATIEELPDQIPGTIETVYACNEEETWTLMFDGTPSNPQGGAGVLLTDSHGRNLSFMFRLDFSCTNNEAEYEALMLGLKMAQEVGIKKLHVKGDSNLIIQQILGGYGTKERSLALCREQVWRMMKVFDKISFEHVPRTENKHADALATLGSRVTIQNGQHALEHRIAESPAREEGMSVEGKTNDWRTPIHEQLRTLNITKETRGFCLLNGKMFRKSNDGLLMKCVGEEKGKEKAEQLHGATCREEGPDLYQRLQRWGIYWPKMKFHCDELQASCKACQETKESMQICNVHNWQQPIIEYLDAGVLPSEKIEAERLTKRSERYFLQKGELFKKSFTGEMLKCVRDEEKDKVLEEVHQGVCGRHQGGRALWYELIRIGYFWPKMKEDAINCAKRCVQCQKHANLIHAPSVQKNSLKTPYPFHTWAVDFVGPINPPSMGKKWILVATESFTKWVEAVAVREANAEAVVRFIKENIICRFGLPSVLVSDNGIHFVNQRVWGVLEQYQIKHHKSFPYYPQGNGQAEATNKSLLKILTKMVTDAHKDWSEYLPLALWAYRTTRHGTTGVTPFSLVYGVEAVLPTEIEVPTARMLLD; from the coding sequence ATGTTGACTGGAAGAATGAGTCGTTGGGCACTCCTAATAAGCGAATATGATGTGAAATTGGTGACACCTACCACCATTAAGAGCCAAGCTTTGGCTGACCTCTTGTCGATCTGTCCTGAAAAAGCAACGATTGAAGAGTTGCCAGATCAGATTCCAGGAACAATAGAGACTGTTTATGCTTGCAATGAAGAGGAAACATGGACCCTCATGTTTGATGGAACACCCTCGAATCCTCAAGGAGGGGCAGGAGTCCTCCTTACAGACTCCCATGGAAGAAATCTGTCCTTCATGTTTCGATTGGATTTCTCTTGCACCAACAATGAGGCAGAGTATGAAGCGCTAATGCTTGGTCTAAAGATGGCTCAAGAAGTTGGTATCAAGAAACTCCATGTCAAAGGAGACTCCAACCTAATAATACAACAAATCCTAGGAGGGTACGGCACGAAGGAAAGAAGTCTGGCCTTATGCAGAGAGCAAGTGTGGCGTATGATGAAGGTATTTGATAAGATCTCATTTGAGCATGTACCCCGAACAGAAAACAAGCATGCGGATGCTTTAGCAACATTGGGGAGTAGAGTCACTATTCAAAATGGACAACATGCTTTGGAACACCGGATAGCTGAAAGTCCTGCCAGAGAAGAAGGGATGTCTGTGGAAGGAAAAACCAATGATTGGCGAACGCCTATACATGAACAGCTCAGAACGCTCAACATCACCAAAGAAACAAGAGGATTTTGCCTCCTCAATGGGAAAATGTTCAGAAAAAGCAATGATGGACTCCTCATGAAATGTGtaggagaagaaaaagggaaagaaaaagcagaACAACTGCATGGAGCCACTTGCAGAGAAGAAGGCCCCGATTTGTACCAAAGGCTCCAGAGGTGGGGTATTTATTGGCCGAAAATGAAGTTTCATTGTGATGAATTACAGGCTTCCTGCAAGGCTTgtcaagaaacaaaagaaagcatGCAGATATGTAATGTTCACAATTGGCAACAACCCATCATAGAGTACCTCGATGCTGGAGTTTTGCCTTCAGAGAAAATAGAAGCTGAGAGATTGACGAAGAGATCAGAACGCTACTTCTTGCAAAAAGGTGAGTTGTTCAAAAAGAGTTTTACCGGAGAGATGCTAAAATGCGTTCGAGATGAAGAAAAAGATAAAGTCTTGGAAGAAGTCCATCAAGGAGTATGTGGGAGACACCAAGGAGGAAGGGCCTTATGGTATGAACTAATCAGGATTGGCTATTTCTGGCCAAAAATGAAGGAAGATGCAATCAACTGCGCCAAAAGGTGTGTACAATGCCAAAAGCATGCAAACTTGATACATGCACCAAGCGTGCAGAAGAATAGCCTCAAAACACCATACCCATTCCATACATGGGCGGTAGATTTTGTGGGACCAATCAACCCCCCATCAATGGGGAAGAAATGGATTCTAGTTGCAACAGAAAGCTTCACCAAGTGGGTGGAGGCTGTCGCTGTCAGGGAAGCAAATGCTgaagcagtagtgagatttatCAAAGAAAATATAATATGCAGGTTCGGGCTGCCAAGTGTTCTAGTGTCCGATAATGGAATCCACTTTGTTAACCAAAGAGTGTGGGGTGTTCTTGAACAATACCAAATCAAACATCACAAGTCTTTCCCCTACTACCCACAAGGCAATGGCCAGGCAGAGGCTACTAACAAGAGCCTTTTGAAAATACTCACAAAGATGGTGACCGATGCTCATAAAGATTGGAGTGAATACCTACCACTTGCTCtttgggcttacagaacaaccaGACATGGAACAACCGGAGTAACGCCTTTTTCGTTGGTTTATGGGGTTGAAGCTGTACTGCCAACAGAGATTGAAGTACCCACCGCCAGGATGTTGTTAGACTAG